In a genomic window of Streptomyces sp. NBC_01231:
- a CDS encoding NUDIX domain-containing protein, with protein MPLSHDHIRTTVETYLARHPHEREQLGGLLDALERPTDIASRSTFTGHVTCGAIVVDPLGRVLHVLHLASGKVLAPGGHTEPADESLAAAALRELYEETGIPPQAVAPWPGYETVPFDIDTHDIDAHPGKGEPGHQHFDLRFLFRLHTATEAPVVPQEEEVGGIEWRPVDRVASPSLRDKLLKLQPETEPETANASALIYNDRGEYLLHLRDYFPGRIWEPGMWSLLGGGREPQDATLEHTVRRELAEEADLDIADLTPFGTEYASDDTGASVPIAIYAGRWNGDPRELRLTEGVMLAWFAPDDLHRLRIADTTSDLVRRHAASRPASTAPQSGPSSHEQHRPTSPHGTVLNVIGVHLYLERPDGTVLLGLRHPDSTFAPATWHVLAGHCEQESAITCLIREAQEEAGLHIEHQDVELVHVVHHIDKAGDRPRMGLFFRARTWSGEPELREPDKCTQWKFWDPTALPDNLVPYTRVAVEGIRTGRPYSETGWA; from the coding sequence ATGCCGTTGTCGCACGACCACATCCGCACCACCGTCGAGACGTACCTCGCTCGCCACCCTCACGAGCGCGAGCAGCTCGGCGGCCTCCTGGACGCCCTCGAACGTCCCACCGACATCGCCAGCCGCTCCACCTTCACCGGACACGTCACCTGCGGCGCTATCGTCGTCGACCCGCTCGGCCGCGTCCTGCACGTGCTGCACCTGGCGAGCGGGAAGGTCCTCGCCCCCGGCGGACACACCGAACCCGCCGACGAGTCCCTGGCAGCAGCGGCGCTGCGGGAGCTGTACGAGGAGACCGGGATCCCGCCCCAGGCCGTGGCACCGTGGCCCGGCTACGAAACCGTGCCCTTCGACATCGACACCCACGACATCGACGCCCACCCGGGCAAAGGCGAACCCGGCCACCAGCACTTCGACCTCCGGTTCCTCTTCCGCCTGCACACCGCGACCGAGGCGCCGGTGGTGCCACAGGAAGAAGAGGTCGGCGGCATCGAGTGGCGGCCCGTGGACAGGGTGGCCTCCCCCTCCCTGCGCGACAAGCTGCTCAAGCTCCAGCCCGAGACCGAACCGGAGACCGCCAACGCCTCCGCCCTGATCTACAACGACCGCGGCGAGTACCTGCTCCACCTGCGCGACTACTTCCCCGGCCGGATCTGGGAGCCGGGCATGTGGTCCCTGCTGGGCGGCGGCCGAGAGCCCCAGGACGCCACCCTGGAACACACCGTGCGGCGCGAACTGGCCGAGGAAGCCGACCTCGACATCGCCGACCTCACCCCGTTCGGCACCGAGTACGCCTCCGACGACACCGGCGCGAGCGTGCCCATCGCCATCTACGCCGGCCGCTGGAACGGCGACCCCCGCGAACTCCGCCTGACGGAAGGGGTGATGCTGGCCTGGTTCGCCCCCGACGACCTCCACCGCCTGCGCATCGCGGACACCACCAGCGACCTGGTACGGCGCCACGCCGCCAGCCGCCCGGCCAGCACCGCGCCGCAGAGCGGGCCCTCATCACACGAGCAGCACCGCCCGACCTCCCCGCACGGCACGGTCCTCAACGTCATCGGCGTCCACCTCTACCTGGAGAGGCCCGACGGAACGGTGCTGCTCGGGCTGCGCCACCCCGACTCCACGTTCGCGCCGGCCACCTGGCACGTCCTGGCCGGCCACTGCGAGCAGGAGAGCGCCATCACCTGCCTGATCAGGGAGGCACAGGAGGAAGCCGGCCTGCACATCGAGCACCAGGACGTCGAACTCGTCCACGTCGTCCACCACATCGACAAAGCCGGGGACCGGCCCCGCATGGGCCTGTTCTTCCGCGCTCGCACCTGGAGCGGCGAGCCGGAACTGCGCGAGCCGGACAAGTGCACCCAGTGGAAATTCTGGGACCCGACCGCGCTCCCCGACAACCTCGTCCCCTACACCCGGGTTGCCGTCGAGGGCATCCGCACCGGCCGCCCCTACTCCGAAACGGGCTGGGCATGA
- a CDS encoding NUDIX domain-containing protein has translation MPSPISPSDHVSPRAALAAAQYAASRHAAWLGAAAIITDEVGRVLLVHPTYRKDDSWLLPGGVVEPGEHPHVTCRREITEELGLADLTLSAVLAVHSFSPHHPDPQPGTPCPGEVRFVFDGGTLTPGQVEEIRLPHEELSEYAFLETREAVQRLRPVDGQIMLAAYRARLGNTATAHLADGRHILDVPALDRHDVHVRYRPLWDSSPLNRGPVPERLPVQQAWAWCFIPDGRVVLMADPGPRGALPMLPGGTVETTDATPEDTLHREAAEEAQLTLADPVRLGWVLDETGEVYGGVGPNARLRLAARVAAIGPAAVDPATGHPFARLLATPAQAAALLGWGPPGARQAQFAAETARERWGLPTARPAAIEEIPAEGMQLS, from the coding sequence GTGCCCTCTCCCATCTCCCCTTCGGATCACGTCTCACCGCGTGCCGCTCTGGCCGCAGCGCAGTACGCCGCATCCCGGCATGCGGCGTGGCTCGGCGCCGCCGCGATCATCACCGACGAGGTCGGCCGGGTTCTGCTGGTGCACCCCACCTACCGCAAGGACGACTCGTGGCTGCTGCCCGGAGGCGTCGTCGAACCCGGCGAACACCCGCATGTCACCTGCCGGCGCGAGATCACCGAGGAACTGGGCCTGGCGGACCTGACCCTGTCGGCCGTGCTCGCCGTCCACTCCTTCTCCCCGCACCACCCCGACCCTCAGCCCGGCACGCCCTGCCCCGGAGAGGTCCGGTTCGTCTTCGACGGGGGAACCCTCACCCCCGGCCAGGTAGAGGAGATCCGCCTGCCGCACGAGGAGCTGTCCGAGTACGCCTTCCTGGAGACCCGGGAAGCGGTGCAGCGGCTGCGCCCCGTGGACGGGCAGATCATGCTCGCCGCCTACCGGGCCCGGCTCGGGAACACCGCCACCGCTCACCTCGCCGACGGCCGGCACATCCTCGACGTCCCGGCGCTGGACCGCCACGACGTCCACGTCCGCTACCGGCCCTTGTGGGACAGCAGCCCTCTCAACCGCGGCCCCGTCCCCGAGCGGCTGCCCGTGCAGCAAGCCTGGGCGTGGTGCTTCATCCCCGACGGCCGGGTCGTCCTCATGGCCGACCCCGGCCCGCGGGGCGCGCTGCCGATGCTGCCCGGCGGCACCGTGGAGACGACCGACGCGACGCCCGAGGACACCCTGCACCGCGAAGCCGCCGAGGAAGCCCAACTCACCCTGGCCGATCCGGTGCGACTGGGCTGGGTGCTGGACGAGACCGGCGAGGTCTACGGAGGGGTTGGGCCCAACGCCCGGCTCCGCCTAGCTGCCCGGGTCGCCGCCATCGGACCGGCGGCCGTCGACCCCGCCACCGGACACCCCTTCGCCCGCCTGCTCGCCACCCCCGCCCAGGCAGCCGCCCTACTGGGATGGGGCCCGCCAGGAGCGCGGCAAGCCCAGTTCGCGGCGGAGACGGCCCGCGAGCGGTGGGGTCTGCCCACCGCTCGCCCCGCCGCCATCGAGGAGATCCCGGCGGAGGGGATGCAGCTGAGCTGA
- the fxlM gene encoding methyltransferase, FxLD system — translation MSELRHQLVEQLRADNHIRTAAVERAFRTVPRHVFAPNVAVEATYANDIIPTRHAPDGRVISSVSAPWLQADMLEAARIRPGHRVLEIGSGGYNAALMAELVGPAGHVTTLDIDPAVTEGATRFLSENGYDHVHVVTADAEHPPTGVVPDGGFDAIVVTVDTWDLPWTDALAEGGRLIAPLRLHGYHWAIGFTRDKGALHSDEPLIVCGFVAMQGDGAWQTNRSTVPGTGVHLSWEDGTPLPVDQLAPALTHEPTVNRTNVTVRGQEPFDALSLYLAGALPGFCRLEVDPDGDNQVLNPPPQHWPGAAIVRARPPRGASLAHLATERIGDGDDGMGLYEFVVHGYGDQAHVAAHEMAEQVEHWQRNHRGARAPSSRPARQPAVPRRARTTNRT, via the coding sequence GTGAGCGAGCTTCGCCACCAGCTCGTCGAGCAACTCCGCGCCGACAACCACATCCGCACCGCCGCTGTCGAGCGCGCCTTCCGCACCGTGCCCCGGCACGTTTTCGCTCCCAACGTCGCTGTGGAAGCGACGTACGCCAACGACATCATCCCCACCCGCCACGCGCCCGACGGCCGGGTGATCAGCTCCGTTTCCGCGCCGTGGCTACAGGCCGACATGCTCGAAGCCGCTCGCATTCGGCCTGGCCACCGTGTCCTCGAGATTGGCTCCGGGGGCTACAACGCCGCCCTCATGGCCGAACTCGTCGGCCCGGCCGGCCACGTCACAACCCTCGACATCGACCCCGCCGTCACCGAAGGGGCCACCCGCTTCCTCAGCGAGAACGGATACGACCACGTCCACGTCGTCACCGCCGACGCCGAGCACCCGCCCACCGGTGTGGTTCCGGACGGCGGCTTCGACGCCATAGTGGTCACCGTCGACACCTGGGACCTGCCCTGGACCGACGCCCTGGCCGAAGGCGGCCGTCTCATCGCACCGCTGCGTCTGCACGGCTACCACTGGGCCATCGGCTTCACCAGGGACAAGGGGGCACTGCACAGCGACGAGCCCCTCATCGTCTGCGGCTTCGTCGCCATGCAGGGCGACGGCGCCTGGCAGACGAACCGCAGCACCGTCCCCGGCACCGGAGTCCACCTGTCCTGGGAAGACGGCACCCCGCTGCCCGTCGACCAACTCGCCCCAGCCCTCACCCACGAGCCGACCGTCAACCGCACCAATGTCACCGTCCGCGGTCAGGAACCCTTCGACGCCCTCTCCCTCTACCTCGCCGGCGCCCTGCCCGGCTTCTGCCGCCTGGAGGTCGACCCCGACGGCGACAACCAGGTTTTGAACCCGCCGCCCCAGCACTGGCCCGGCGCCGCCATCGTCCGCGCGCGCCCGCCTCGAGGAGCTTCTCTCGCCCATCTGGCCACCGAACGCATCGGCGACGGAGACGACGGCATGGGCCTGTACGAGTTCGTCGTCCACGGCTATGGCGACCAAGCACACGTCGCCGCGCACGAGATGGCCGAGCAGGTCGAGCACTGGCAGCGCAACCACCGCGGCGCCCGCGCCCCCTCATCACGGCCCGCCCGGCAGCCGGCTGTGCCCCGGCGGGCACGGACCACGAACCGCACATGA
- a CDS encoding ABC transporter ATP-binding protein/permease produces MTSAITQDQPPQPPKKTAPDDEPQEAGVREEEYLYRDESRLQAGSLLTSRTMARRLPSLLRRSVQMAWRVDRGATIGLLVCQIGTGLLAALSLLAVTGTITALISSGDITERLWDAAPQLAVIAAATGLRTLLGITVVWLTGRLRPVLGRAAELTMIEAALGAELAANNKPGYNDAYDIADRGAQVTPDLVEEAQDVLAATATLAAGATVLTVLHPLLLPLLFLACLPQAAAYVRSARVIYLAGLETSGRRRMLGKLRWHMAYQESSEEMRACLAGPFLIGRYRRLAASVNAAERKAANTGAWMGLAGAMAGGIASTAVWAALLWLLASGRMSLAAGGGAVFALQTATGSVRGIINGGARLVRTGWYVQDWQNFLDNAHGQAMTDSRGTAPVTTAPERFEVRDVTYRYDGAPRDNLSNVSLHVRRGEIVALVGENGSGKTTLSRLLCGLLLPTEGDVAWDHASTANLNPWGSWEHVALVPQKFTYLPLTMRDNITFGQGNTSDAALLAACEASGAAEMLPGLRSGLNTLLTSEWFGGQQLSGGQWQRLVLTRAFHRQAALLVMDEPTAALDARAEHRIFAGLRELAKDRAILLITHRLTNVAVADRIGVLNEGRIVQEGTYAQLTQEPGLFRTLWELQRRMSGDTP; encoded by the coding sequence ATGACCTCGGCCATTACGCAGGACCAGCCGCCGCAACCGCCCAAGAAGACCGCGCCGGACGACGAACCGCAGGAGGCCGGTGTTCGAGAGGAGGAATACCTCTACCGCGACGAGTCGAGGCTCCAGGCCGGCTCCCTGCTGACCTCCCGCACCATGGCGCGGCGCCTTCCCTCGCTCCTGCGGCGCTCGGTGCAGATGGCCTGGCGCGTGGACCGCGGCGCGACCATCGGCCTGCTGGTGTGCCAGATCGGGACCGGCCTCCTCGCTGCCCTCAGCCTCCTGGCCGTCACGGGCACGATCACCGCGCTGATCTCCTCGGGCGACATCACCGAGCGGCTGTGGGACGCCGCCCCGCAGCTGGCCGTGATCGCCGCCGCCACCGGCCTGCGCACCCTGCTGGGCATCACCGTCGTTTGGCTGACCGGCCGTCTGCGCCCGGTGCTCGGCCGGGCAGCGGAACTGACGATGATCGAGGCCGCGCTCGGCGCGGAATTGGCCGCCAACAACAAGCCCGGCTACAACGACGCCTACGACATCGCCGACCGCGGCGCCCAGGTCACCCCCGACCTCGTCGAAGAAGCGCAGGACGTCCTCGCGGCCACCGCCACGCTCGCGGCAGGCGCCACCGTCCTGACCGTCCTGCACCCCCTGCTCCTTCCCCTTCTCTTCCTCGCCTGCCTGCCGCAGGCCGCCGCCTACGTCCGCTCCGCCCGCGTGATCTACCTCGCCGGGCTGGAGACCTCCGGGCGGCGCCGGATGCTGGGCAAGCTGCGCTGGCACATGGCCTATCAGGAGTCCAGTGAGGAGATGCGCGCCTGCCTGGCCGGCCCTTTCCTGATCGGCCGGTACCGGCGGCTGGCCGCCTCGGTCAACGCGGCCGAACGCAAGGCCGCGAACACCGGTGCCTGGATGGGGCTGGCCGGAGCAATGGCTGGCGGGATCGCCTCGACTGCGGTGTGGGCGGCGCTGCTGTGGCTCCTGGCCTCCGGGCGGATGAGCCTGGCGGCCGGCGGCGGCGCCGTCTTCGCTCTCCAGACCGCCACCGGCTCGGTGCGCGGCATCATCAACGGCGGGGCCCGCCTGGTGCGCACCGGCTGGTACGTACAGGACTGGCAGAATTTCCTCGACAACGCCCACGGCCAGGCCATGACCGACTCCCGCGGCACCGCGCCCGTGACCACGGCCCCGGAGCGCTTCGAGGTCCGCGACGTCACCTACCGCTACGACGGCGCCCCGAGGGACAACCTGAGCAACGTCTCCCTGCACGTGCGGCGCGGGGAGATCGTGGCGCTGGTCGGGGAGAACGGCTCCGGGAAGACGACCCTCTCGCGCCTGCTGTGCGGGCTGCTTCTGCCCACCGAGGGCGACGTGGCCTGGGACCACGCCTCCACCGCGAACCTGAACCCGTGGGGCTCGTGGGAGCACGTCGCGCTGGTGCCGCAGAAGTTCACCTACCTGCCGCTGACGATGCGCGACAACATCACGTTCGGGCAGGGCAACACCAGTGACGCGGCTCTGCTCGCCGCGTGCGAGGCGTCCGGGGCCGCGGAGATGCTGCCGGGCCTCCGCTCCGGCCTGAACACCCTCCTGACCAGTGAGTGGTTCGGCGGACAGCAGCTCTCCGGCGGGCAGTGGCAGCGTCTGGTCCTCACTCGCGCGTTCCACCGGCAGGCGGCGCTGCTGGTGATGGATGAACCCACGGCCGCCCTCGACGCCCGCGCAGAGCACCGGATTTTCGCCGGCCTGCGCGAACTGGCCAAGGACCGCGCCATCCTGCTGATCACGCACCGGCTCACCAACGTGGCCGTCGCCGACCGGATCGGGGTCCTGAACGAAGGGCGGATCGTCCAGGAGGGCACCTACGCCCAGCTCACCCAGGAGCCAGGTCTCTTCCGGACCCTGTGGGAGCTGCAGCGCCGGATGAGCGGCGACACCCCCTGA